The genome window CTGCGGCCAGTTCATGCTCAGGAATTGAATTGGAAATATCCCTTACTACGATATTCAGATTTTCTGAAAAAAAAGGTTTGCATGCTGAAATGTCGGTGCATTTAATAAATATTAATCCCTTATCACAATCAGTATATATAGCTTGTCTGTCTGCAGACAAAATAACTTTACCCGGAGTTGTTACAGGGAAAAATTTGCCACTGGTATTGTTCAGCTTGTAAAGGCTGAATGGCAGATCATTTTTGGGAAGAAACTTGAAAACATCGCTCGTAATTGAACAAAAGCTTTCTTGTATCAATTTGTGATCATGAATCATATTCAAAGCAGACTCCACGACTGCAGTATTTGTATTAAATGTTGCTGAAGTAAAAAATAGTCTAAAAGCAACAGTAAAATACAGCACAAAATCGTATGTATAATTGTGCAAAACCCGACATATTTTTTTAACATTAAAGAAAGTGGTTTAGCAATGTTTAATATGCTATGTGTATTGTATTGAATTTACTGTTTTTAATTGGCTACAATATGTTTTTGTGTCAAAAATAGTTTGGATTTTGATTGGATATAGCTTTTTTATAAAATTAAATAATAGACACAAATTCTGCTATGCAGAGCAATCTCATTACTTGCAATGATAGCCCCACTCTGACTATATTCACACGTTGTCGGGTTGATAGCATGATTTTGAGGCCCTGGCATTTTTTTAGAGTTAAGTTTTTGGAACAAAATTATTTTTTTTAATATACCTTCAGTCTCTTCATATTGAGCTTAAGGGGTTCGGGAGAAAGTTTGGATAGTCTTTTTGCTCCTTCTTCAATCGCCGTTGTGGGCGCATCATCAGTTCCCGGCAAGATCGGTAATATTATTCTGACCAATATACTAAGTGCAGGGTTTAAAGGCGAAGTTTTTGTCGTAAACCCTCATGGTGGTAATATTTGCGGGTTAGAAGTCTTCAGAAATATTGCGGATATAGGGCGTGAAGTCGATTTGGCTATCATAGTTCTTCCGCGTGATCTTGTTATGCAATCTTTTCGGGAGCTTCTCGAAAATGGAGTGCGATCAGTCATTGTCGTTTCAGCTGGATTTAAGGAAGTTGATCATGATGGCTGGGTGCTTGAGACTGAGCTTGCCAATCTTGCTGTTGAAAACAGGATTAATCTTCTTGGCCCGAACTGTCTTGGATTAATCAGCGCAGCCTCTTGTTTGAATGCTTCATTTGCCACCGGGAACCCTCTTGGCGGGGCAATGGGGTTTTTCTCCCAGTCCGGAGCACTTTGTGTTGCTGTTTTGGATTGGGCTCTAGGAGAGCGGGTTGGTTTTTCAAATTTTATAAGCATCGGTAATAAAGCCGTAATTGATGAAGCTTCAATGCTTGAGTATCTTGGCAATGACCCTGAAACAAAGGTTATTATCGGATATGTTGAAAATGTAGATGACGGGCGTGCTTTTATGGAGCGGGCTGCCCGTGTTTCCATGAAGAAGCCAATCATAATGATGAAAGCAGGAGCTACTCCTGCTGGGGCAAGAGCTGCTTCAGCCCATACCGGTGCCGTTGCCGGATCAGATCAAGCCTGCGGGGCTGCTTTTAAACAATCCGGTGTAATTCGGGTCGAGCGGTTGGATGAACTTTTCAACCTTGCAAGAGCTTTTTCTGCGCAGGAACTTCCCCTTGGTCCAAATCTTGGGATTGTCACCAATGCTGGGGGACCCGGAATTTTGGCTGCTGATGCATGCGGTGAGTCTGAAATGCGTATGCCCACGTTCTCTCCTGATACAATAGGTGAGCTGCAACGCATGCTTCCCGGTTATGCTTCATTATATAATCCGGTAGACTTACTTAGCAGTGCTGATGCCGACAGCTACTCCCGTGCCGTTAGAATTGTGGGGCATGATATGGCGGTAAACAGCTTGTTGGTGATTATTGCTCCGTCTGCCAAGTTAGATTTTTCAGAAGTTGCGCGTTCAGTTGTTGGGGCTGTCTCAGAAATCAATAAGCCTGTTTTTTGTTGTCTTATGGGACGTAAAAACAGTGAGGAAGCTAGAGAAATATTTGCTTCTGCCGGTATTCCTGTTTATGATTTTCCTAAACAGGCTGTCCGGGCTATGGATATTATGCGTCGCTATGCTGTTTGGAAAGGGCGTCCTCCACGCACTTATCAGACTCCTGAATACGATGTGGATAGTGTTCGTACTGTTATTGATACAGCACTTAGATCAGGGCGATCTGAACTGGTTGAATTTCAGGCCCGTGATATTGTAACTGCTTCAGGCTTGCCAAGTCCTGAATCAGATCTTGCCAGAAGTAGTGATGAGGCCGCAGCAATCGCTGATCAGCTAGGCTATCCTGTAGTTATTAAAATTGTCTCACCTGAAATTATCCATAAATCAGATGTGGATGGAGTCAGACTTAACCTTAATTCTGCAGAGGAAGTTAAAGCTGCCTTCTGGGAGATAACAGCACGTACACAGCGGCTTAGGCCTGATGTTTACATTGCAGGGTGTCTGGTTCAGCAGATGGCTTCTTCCGGTTCACGGGAGGTTGTAATTGGATTTCGCCGAGATGATCAGTTTGGGCCATTGCTCAAGTTTGGTCTGGGCGGAGTCTATGTGGAAATTTTGAAAGATATTTCTTATCGTCTCGCTCCCCTCTCTGTTGAAGATGCAGGGGAGATGGTACGGGAAATTCGTTCGTATATGTTGCTGAAAGGAGTCAAAGGAGGCGAGCCTGTTGACTTCGAAGCTATAACAGATGTTTTGATCAGGATGTCCTGTCTTGCTGAAGATTTTCCTGAAATTTATGAAGCTGAATTTAACCCTGTGCTTGTAAGCTCGGATGAGGCTCTTGTTGCGGATGCCAAAATGATTGTGGTTGATTTGCCTGAAAATGGCAGAGCAGCCGGGCTTGGAGCTGGCGATGAGCTTGAATAAGGAGGCATAGATGGTAGGTTTATATATAGGATCTACTACCGGATATTCCGGTAAGAATCTTTTGGCAATGGCTCTCGGGCTTAAACTTAAGGACTGCGGTCTTAAAGTTGGCTATATGAAACCTGTCGGAGCTGTTCCGCATATGGACGGGGATAAACCCGGAGATGCTGACGCAGCTTTTATTCAGGAAGTTTTGGGACTGGAGCAGGACTCTACAAAGGTTACCCCTGTTTTGGTTACAAGGGATTTTACAATTAAGGCTTTCTCAGAAGATATGGGAGACCTTATGCCTTCAATTGTGGAGTCTTACGAGGAGCTGAGCCAGAATAAAGATGTAATGATCATTGGTGGGTCTGGAAGTTACTTAAGTTCTGGAACTTACTGTGGAGTCAGCGGACCTGATGTAGCCCGGGCTGTAGGAGCTAAAACTATTCTTGTAGATCGCTATACCAGTGAGCTCCGTTACGATTACGTTCTGCGTGTGCAGAAGGAATTGGGTGATGATTTTCTGGGGGTAGTTTTTAATGATGTTCCTGAACATTATATGGATGAGTTGAAGTCATTGCTGGTTCCTTTTCTTGAACAGAAAGGAGTTAAGGTCCTCGGAATTATTCCGCGTGATCCTCTCATGGGAGCAATCAAGGTTAATGATCTGGCTGAAAGATTGTTTGGAAAAATTATTTCTGCACATGCTAAAGCCGATAGAGTTGTTGAGAATTTTCTTATCGGAACAATGCAGGTTGAAAACTTTATTACCCACTTCAGGCGACATAAAAATTCTGCAGTAATAGTTGGCGGCGACCGTGCAGATGTTCAGCTCGTTGCTCTTGAGGGTAACTGTCCTTGTCTTATTCTTACCGGTAATCTTTATCCTAATGATATAATACTCACTCGTTCAGAAGTTCTGGAAATTCCGGTAATTGTTGTGCGTGATGACACATACGCAGTTGCCAAGAAAATGGAAGCGATTCAGGATAGCTACAAATTGAGAGATATGATAAAAATTAATCACGGAGCCCAGCTTGTAAATTCCGAGCTCGATTATGACCATATTATGGCTGAATTGGATCTATGATTACCTCCTATAAAAGTTGGTATTTTAACCTACCGTTATAGTAGGAATAAAAAATTCATTTATTCATTTATGTCAAATGAGTGTAGTTGTTTTTTATTGAATAAATAGTCTTTATCTGTCTGAAATAATAGCTTTTAAGTATAGGGTGTTTACATGGTTTTCATGTGAACATCCTTGTTTTTTTATTACTTTTCTCCGATTAAACCCTTAACATGCTATTGTCCTAGTTTCTAAAATGTGCGAATTAACTTGCAGTTATAAGGTCGAGCGATATTTCGGCCTTGGTGTGACGAGGTTTGTTTCGACCAAAGACGGGACTATTATTGGTTAGAAAACAGGGTGCATAGCACCCGAAAAACCGAGCGGATTCGGTATATTGGCGGATAGACCGGATCATCGGAATGAGGAGGCGTGAGATGCCTGAAGCGTCCACGTGGGATTGGAATCCCGGTAGGCGAGAGGTCCAGGACACCGGTTCTTGGTCCGATAAATTTGAGTGGGTGGAAGAGTTTCATGCCAGCCCCGACGGTGAAAAGGTCGGAGCAGTCGTAAAGACAGGCGAAATGGAATTCACTGCTTGCGTTAATGGTGACACCTGGGAAGAGAGATACGAAAGGGTTTTTTATCCTAAGTTCGCTCCAGACAGCAGGTTTACTGGAATTGCCCAGCAGGATGGTGAATGGACTCTGTCAGTTGATGGAAAGAATTGGCCTGAAATGTATGGCTATATCTGGAAGACAACTTTCGGCCCTGAAGGAACCATTATCTGTGCTGTACAGCAGGATG of Maridesulfovibrio zosterae DSM 11974 contains these proteins:
- a CDS encoding acetate--CoA ligase family protein; translation: MDSLFAPSSIAVVGASSVPGKIGNIILTNILSAGFKGEVFVVNPHGGNICGLEVFRNIADIGREVDLAIIVLPRDLVMQSFRELLENGVRSVIVVSAGFKEVDHDGWVLETELANLAVENRINLLGPNCLGLISAASCLNASFATGNPLGGAMGFFSQSGALCVAVLDWALGERVGFSNFISIGNKAVIDEASMLEYLGNDPETKVIIGYVENVDDGRAFMERAARVSMKKPIIMMKAGATPAGARAASAHTGAVAGSDQACGAAFKQSGVIRVERLDELFNLARAFSAQELPLGPNLGIVTNAGGPGILAADACGESEMRMPTFSPDTIGELQRMLPGYASLYNPVDLLSSADADSYSRAVRIVGHDMAVNSLLVIIAPSAKLDFSEVARSVVGAVSEINKPVFCCLMGRKNSEEAREIFASAGIPVYDFPKQAVRAMDIMRRYAVWKGRPPRTYQTPEYDVDSVRTVIDTALRSGRSELVEFQARDIVTASGLPSPESDLARSSDEAAAIADQLGYPVVIKIVSPEIIHKSDVDGVRLNLNSAEEVKAAFWEITARTQRLRPDVYIAGCLVQQMASSGSREVVIGFRRDDQFGPLLKFGLGGVYVEILKDISYRLAPLSVEDAGEMVREIRSYMLLKGVKGGEPVDFEAITDVLIRMSCLAEDFPEIYEAEFNPVLVSSDEALVADAKMIVVDLPENGRAAGLGAGDELE
- a CDS encoding phosphotransacetylase family protein; the protein is MVGLYIGSTTGYSGKNLLAMALGLKLKDCGLKVGYMKPVGAVPHMDGDKPGDADAAFIQEVLGLEQDSTKVTPVLVTRDFTIKAFSEDMGDLMPSIVESYEELSQNKDVMIIGGSGSYLSSGTYCGVSGPDVARAVGAKTILVDRYTSELRYDYVLRVQKELGDDFLGVVFNDVPEHYMDELKSLLVPFLEQKGVKVLGIIPRDPLMGAIKVNDLAERLFGKIISAHAKADRVVENFLIGTMQVENFITHFRRHKNSAVIVGGDRADVQLVALEGNCPCLILTGNLYPNDIILTRSEVLEIPVIVVRDDTYAVAKKMEAIQDSYKLRDMIKINHGAQLVNSELDYDHIMAELDL